A window from Oceanispirochaeta sp. encodes these proteins:
- a CDS encoding electron transfer flavoprotein subunit beta/FixA family protein, with translation MKIICVVKFVPDVDNFSYDHENHILIRENSRMLINPDDACAIGFALKMKKRNPETFIEVLTMAPQSILPLIEDILRVNVDIGTVISDKLYAGSDTYVTSRILSRYLSSAEYDCILTGSHAIDGDTSHVPSQIASLLGLNQMSWISQIEEESFDNSYACIEVESESSVTAYEVDLPAVLSLTRESGYRLPYVRYKNLNLDVTDRLHCLSNEDLGFNASEVGLKGSLTKVVRTYTKKYQERKKLVVGTDKKGIDTVFNFLKEKSFI, from the coding sequence ATGAAAATCATCTGTGTTGTGAAGTTTGTGCCTGATGTGGATAACTTCAGCTATGATCATGAAAATCATATTCTGATTCGTGAAAACAGCAGGATGCTGATCAACCCGGATGATGCCTGTGCCATTGGATTCGCTCTTAAAATGAAGAAGAGAAACCCTGAAACTTTTATAGAAGTGCTGACAATGGCACCTCAGTCAATCCTTCCGCTTATTGAAGATATTCTGAGAGTAAATGTAGATATCGGAACGGTTATTTCTGACAAGCTCTATGCCGGCAGTGATACCTATGTGACGAGCAGAATTCTTAGTCGATATCTTTCCTCGGCGGAATATGACTGTATTCTGACCGGTAGTCATGCTATTGATGGCGATACGTCCCATGTCCCGTCACAGATTGCATCACTGCTGGGTTTGAATCAAATGTCCTGGATCTCCCAGATTGAAGAAGAGAGTTTTGATAATTCATACGCCTGTATAGAGGTAGAGAGTGAGAGTTCTGTAACAGCTTATGAAGTAGATCTACCGGCTGTTCTCAGTCTTACAAGGGAGAGCGGATACAGACTGCCTTATGTTAGGTATAAGAATCTAAACCTGGATGTTACAGACAGATTACACTGTTTAAGTAATGAGGATCTGGGTTTTAATGCAAGTGAAGTAGGCTTAAAAGGTTCACTGACAAAGGTAGTCCGAACTTATACGAAAAAATATCAGGAGAGGAAAAAGCTTGTGGTCGGTACCGATAAGAAAGGAATCGATACTGTTTTTAACTTCCTGAAAGAAAAGAGTTTCATCTGA
- a CDS encoding electron transfer flavoprotein subunit alpha/FixB family protein, producing MKRTLIYIEPESVQNAVDLLGTVRQIYRDEPYETFALVINGDSSSLSGKFNVILEVTDENISDFDQIAVADMLVHMHQKYGFSSILIQATQWGRMLAPRVAMMLDTGIVADVTEISHSDEGLELVRPAYSGRIMAGIKIKGDGPVMMTVRPGIFSYAATNSVMTRVIEAEKLTYRNGGIRQLQKKKKTIEYDISDSNILISGGGGISNDFEALEPLAQALGGQVSASRAIVDKGIVSRNFQVGQSGKTVSPGLYIALGINGAIQHVEGLKNVNYIISVNTNKDAPICSLSDIVVEGDAVTFIKELIKKIKMENE from the coding sequence ATGAAGAGGACTTTGATTTATATAGAGCCTGAGTCTGTGCAGAATGCTGTGGATCTCCTGGGAACAGTCAGGCAGATCTATAGAGATGAACCTTATGAAACATTTGCTCTGGTGATAAACGGCGACTCTAGCAGCCTGTCTGGAAAATTCAATGTAATTCTTGAAGTTACGGATGAAAATATCAGTGATTTTGATCAGATCGCTGTTGCCGATATGCTTGTCCATATGCATCAGAAATATGGCTTCAGCAGCATTTTAATTCAGGCCACACAGTGGGGAAGAATGCTGGCACCGAGAGTGGCCATGATGCTGGATACGGGTATTGTTGCTGATGTGACTGAAATCTCCCATTCTGACGAAGGGCTTGAACTGGTAAGACCTGCCTACAGCGGCAGAATCATGGCGGGTATAAAAATAAAAGGCGATGGTCCTGTCATGATGACTGTACGTCCGGGCATCTTTTCTTATGCAGCAACAAATTCAGTAATGACAAGAGTCATTGAAGCTGAAAAACTGACATACAGAAACGGAGGAATCAGACAGCTTCAGAAGAAAAAGAAAACAATTGAATACGATATAAGTGACAGTAATATTCTTATTTCAGGTGGGGGTGGTATTTCAAATGATTTTGAAGCATTGGAACCACTGGCACAGGCTCTGGGAGGTCAGGTATCCGCCAGCAGAGCGATTGTAGATAAGGGCATTGTTTCCAGAAACTTTCAGGTTGGTCAGTCGGGGAAAACCGTCAGCCCCGGCCTCTATATTGCCCTGGGGATAAATGGAGCGATACAACATGTAGAAGGGCTTAAGAATGTAAACTACATCATTTCTGTCAACACAAATAAGGATGCACCGATTTGCAGTCTATCGGATATTGTGGTTGAAGGAGATGCAGTCACATTCATTAAAGAACTGATCAAAAAAATAAAAATGGAGAATGAATAG
- a CDS encoding SDR family oxidoreductase: MNVTDFNMDFFSLKGKNAIVTGGNGGLGQAFCTALAKAGANVLVPSLADDDGTTQSLVESCGVKYRFLEADITKDGECKRIVDECVNTWGSIDILVNCAGISINIQDVTQYTRKEWDKMVSINLTAAFEMIHESCKYMIKQESGKIINIGSLFSFLGGQWSPAYAATKHGIIGLTKAMCDELGQWNIQVNAIAPGYYATPLTEMTRKDEKRNAEILSHIPANRWGYTADLMGATIFLSSTASNYVNGTVLTVDGGYMMR, encoded by the coding sequence ATGAATGTAACAGATTTCAATATGGATTTCTTTTCACTCAAAGGTAAGAATGCCATTGTCACAGGGGGTAACGGAGGATTGGGACAGGCTTTTTGTACAGCCCTGGCCAAAGCTGGTGCCAATGTACTGGTTCCAAGTCTTGCCGATGATGATGGAACGACCCAATCCCTGGTAGAGAGCTGCGGAGTGAAGTACAGATTCCTGGAAGCCGATATCACGAAAGACGGCGAGTGTAAAAGAATCGTAGATGAATGTGTGAATACCTGGGGCAGCATTGATATTCTTGTAAACTGCGCTGGAATAAGTATTAATATTCAGGATGTCACTCAATATACCCGTAAGGAATGGGATAAAATGGTTTCTATCAACCTCACGGCAGCCTTTGAAATGATCCATGAGTCCTGTAAGTATATGATCAAGCAGGAAAGTGGTAAAATCATCAACATCGGGTCCCTTTTCTCGTTCCTCGGCGGCCAGTGGTCACCTGCTTATGCCGCGACGAAACACGGAATCATCGGTCTAACCAAAGCCATGTGTGATGAACTGGGACAATGGAACATACAGGTGAATGCCATTGCTCCCGGTTATTACGCCACTCCTTTGACAGAAATGACACGTAAAGACGAGAAGCGTAACGCTGAAATTCTTTCACATATCCCTGCCAACAGATGGGGTTATACAGCAGATTTAATGGGTGCAACCATCTTCCTGTCCAGTACAGCATCCAACTATGTCAATGGAACTGTTCTCACCGTCGACGGTGGATACATGATGCGATAA
- a CDS encoding FGGY-family carbohydrate kinase yields the protein MKNKYIIAIDGGTQSTKVAIFDILGTEICSHTVQLRPMDLYGDSRAEHPDDDLWDSLKEACQKAFSKFQGDKNDIIGAGLGSIRCCRALLKEDGNLAAPVQSWMDLRLSKPYEHEDDRVRFVTTTTGYLTHRMTGETKDTRSNYVGPWPIDSATLDWFEDRETFDSFTTPREMLFDLVDPSTVLGKVNESASEATGIPMGTPVVATANDKAVEGLGAGLINDGTVLVSLGTYITSMMVGEENRTDTISYWSNPGATQGEFLYESNGIRRGMATVTWIKDLLGSDIVREAEMRGKSPEAYLEELATEVPVGCDGLYTVLHWLARPDHLHERGMMIGFNGTHKGPHMFRSILEGIAMTMKNKAQAMCDERGIELTNIVVSGGGSKGDLFMQIFADVFGVPAHRNAVTGSASLGAAICTALALGVYKDRQEAIEHMVRRRDTFDPIPENAVLYEKINKMVYKHLADQNNDLLEKSHTIFNK from the coding sequence ATGAAAAACAAATACATCATTGCTATAGACGGAGGAACACAAAGTACCAAAGTAGCAATCTTTGATATCCTAGGAACAGAGATCTGTTCCCATACCGTGCAACTGAGACCAATGGACCTTTATGGTGACAGCCGGGCTGAACATCCAGATGACGACCTCTGGGACAGCCTGAAAGAGGCTTGCCAAAAAGCCTTTTCTAAGTTTCAGGGAGACAAAAATGACATTATAGGTGCCGGTCTCGGATCTATCAGATGCTGCCGTGCTCTGCTCAAAGAAGACGGAAATCTGGCAGCGCCTGTTCAAAGCTGGATGGATCTACGTCTGTCCAAACCTTATGAACATGAAGACGACAGAGTACGATTTGTGACGACGACAACCGGTTATCTGACACACAGGATGACCGGAGAAACCAAAGATACCAGATCAAACTATGTCGGCCCCTGGCCGATTGATTCCGCGACCCTGGATTGGTTTGAAGATCGAGAAACCTTTGACTCCTTTACGACACCGAGGGAGATGCTCTTTGACCTGGTGGATCCTTCAACGGTCCTTGGTAAAGTCAATGAGTCTGCCAGTGAAGCAACGGGAATACCCATGGGGACCCCGGTGGTGGCAACGGCTAATGACAAAGCGGTTGAAGGTCTGGGGGCCGGGCTTATTAATGACGGTACAGTCCTGGTTTCTCTTGGTACATACATCACTTCCATGATGGTTGGTGAGGAAAACAGGACTGACACAATTTCATACTGGAGCAACCCCGGAGCGACTCAGGGAGAATTCCTCTACGAAAGCAATGGTATTCGCAGGGGTATGGCAACAGTGACATGGATTAAAGATCTTCTGGGCAGCGACATTGTCAGAGAAGCAGAAATGAGAGGAAAGTCTCCTGAAGCATACCTGGAAGAACTGGCTACCGAAGTACCGGTAGGATGCGACGGTCTGTATACGGTTCTTCACTGGCTCGCTCGACCCGATCATCTTCATGAGAGAGGGATGATGATTGGGTTCAACGGAACCCACAAAGGGCCTCACATGTTCCGCTCCATTCTGGAGGGAATTGCCATGACGATGAAAAACAAGGCACAAGCCATGTGCGATGAACGTGGAATTGAGTTGACCAATATCGTTGTCAGTGGAGGTGGTTCCAAGGGAGATCTTTTTATGCAGATATTCGCAGATGTTTTCGGCGTACCTGCTCACAGAAATGCTGTCACCGGATCAGCCAGTTTGGGTGCAGCCATCTGCACGGCCCTGGCACTAGGCGTCTATAAAGATAGACAGGAAGCCATAGAGCATATGGTACGTCGGAGAGATACTTTTGATCCGATTCCTGAGAATGCAGTGCTTTATGAAAAAATAAACAAGATGGTATATAAGCACTTAGCCGATCAAAATAATGATCTATTAGAAAAGTCACACACAATTTTCAATAAGTAG
- a CDS encoding SEC-C metal-binding domain-containing protein, giving the protein MEESDFHNRLKSAGRNDLCPCGSGKKYKKFHMNEDERREHEEFKKREEDISIS; this is encoded by the coding sequence ATGGAAGAATCAGATTTCCACAATCGTTTAAAAAGTGCAGGTCGGAACGATCTGTGCCCCTGCGGTTCGGGTAAGAAGTATAAAAAATTCCATATGAATGAAGATGAACGCAGGGAGCATGAAGAGTTTAAGAAACGGGAAGAGGATATCAGCATTTCATAA
- a CDS encoding aldo/keto reductase: protein MEKQKLILPKIQLGNTGHHVSRLALGGFHQVEISSEIVENVVNRFQDYGGNYIETARSYGDGASEKKLGKVLEGRRDQFVLCSKSGADNADDIRRDIDATLTNLKTDHIEFYYFHGVPDKEKLNKILAPKGALEGMLKAKDEGLIGGIGLSSHYLPMYIEGMTKLPIDLILIWCNYLEDLYLPEIQEDIFPFAREKNIGITAMKPLGDGFLYRSPTQAMRYAMSNNPDVLVCGMNSVQHVDEAVEAICQGPMTSAEGKTLLAEAPELGKYVCRQCGNCSPSLKELFRLEGYVDRQMIDYLEHNPADYALRLRLSPWFSLKEKAISIFKEKKWDEQKLKDEAGTVSCPYDIDVPRKTRLTLAKLNGGNADII from the coding sequence ATGGAAAAACAGAAATTGATTTTACCAAAAATACAACTTGGCAATACGGGTCATCATGTCAGCAGGCTTGCTCTTGGTGGATTTCATCAGGTAGAGATCTCTTCAGAAATAGTGGAGAATGTTGTGAATCGTTTTCAGGATTATGGCGGAAACTATATTGAAACTGCCAGGAGTTATGGAGATGGTGCTTCTGAAAAAAAACTTGGCAAAGTTTTAGAAGGACGAAGAGATCAATTTGTCCTCTGCAGTAAAAGCGGCGCAGACAATGCCGACGATATTCGTCGTGATATCGACGCAACTCTGACCAATCTTAAAACAGATCACATCGAGTTTTACTATTTTCATGGAGTACCCGACAAGGAAAAATTGAATAAAATCCTTGCCCCGAAAGGTGCATTAGAAGGGATGTTAAAGGCAAAGGATGAAGGTTTGATCGGCGGCATCGGGCTCAGCAGCCATTACCTTCCTATGTACATCGAGGGAATGACAAAACTGCCCATAGATCTGATTTTAATCTGGTGTAATTATCTCGAAGATTTGTATCTGCCTGAAATACAGGAAGATATCTTTCCTTTTGCCCGGGAAAAGAATATTGGCATTACCGCCATGAAACCACTGGGTGACGGTTTTCTTTATCGATCACCGACACAGGCCATGCGCTATGCCATGAGTAATAATCCGGATGTGTTAGTATGCGGAATGAACTCCGTCCAGCATGTTGATGAAGCGGTTGAAGCCATATGTCAGGGTCCCATGACTTCTGCCGAAGGGAAGACTCTTTTAGCCGAGGCTCCCGAGCTTGGAAAATATGTTTGCCGTCAATGCGGGAATTGCAGTCCTTCCCTAAAAGAACTCTTCAGACTTGAAGGATATGTGGATCGACAGATGATCGATTACCTCGAACATAATCCTGCAGATTACGCTCTGCGTCTGCGCCTCTCCCCCTGGTTTTCATTAAAGGAGAAAGCCATTTCAATTTTTAAAGAAAAAAAATGGGATGAGCAGAAACTGAAGGATGAAGCAGGCACCGTTTCCTGCCCCTATGACATCGATGTTCCGAGAAAAACAAGATTGACTCTTGCAAAACTCAATGGGGGAAATGCAGATATTATATGA
- a CDS encoding 4Fe-4S binding protein: MKRKPRLRTIIQVLFFGLIALIAVNHTLVESGEGIPLIAGASLHAVCPFGGVVSLYQLATTGTFVKKIHESSLVLMLIVFVSTLLMGPLFCGWICPFGSFKEGIRRLSKKIFKKKYNHFIPYKFDRILRYLRYVLLTMILVQTACVCL; the protein is encoded by the coding sequence ATGAAGAGAAAACCACGTTTGAGGACTATCATCCAGGTCCTCTTCTTTGGCCTGATCGCCCTGATTGCTGTCAATCATACCCTGGTAGAATCAGGCGAAGGGATTCCCCTTATTGCGGGGGCCTCCCTTCATGCGGTCTGTCCCTTCGGTGGCGTTGTCAGCCTGTATCAGCTGGCAACAACAGGCACTTTTGTTAAAAAAATTCATGAATCCAGTCTGGTTCTGATGCTAATCGTCTTTGTTTCAACCCTATTGATGGGGCCTTTATTCTGTGGCTGGATCTGTCCCTTCGGGTCTTTTAAGGAAGGAATCAGGAGGCTGAGCAAGAAGATTTTCAAGAAAAAATATAACCACTTCATTCCCTACAAGTTTGACCGGATTCTCAGGTATTTACGCTATGTCCTTCTGACCATGATACTGGTCCAGACAGCATGCGTCTGTTTATAG
- a CDS encoding uroporphyrinogen decarboxylase family protein → MKDEFNTSIADSQGTRVVSMKPQDFDIDEYSDYEFSLLEGCRAFWEKSEGVAVYRRFRVPDVFSWACADRTLSLELQLAALKKSMAFKMDIPNFLEPWYGIGVVSSAFAVPYLWKDGQAPAVEGPFMTAREALDHRISTVAESEEGRKVLEMIEYFLDQTKGRIPISLGDTQSPLNIVSSYLMDSTAFMYEMFDNPDDLKELLNTVGQMEKEFIDKQRNLIGNSLVRPGHGFASSRSFEGLGFSDDNILMFSDEAYKDFAIKPMLRAAEGFKGPVFHSCGNWSGRADLIKSIPSLIMADGAVGNQTDPLPNDPAVLGKAFADSSILLHTRIVGDPETVLGYFDRLRHDGLKCIVTTYCESPEEQSKVYDGIHARY, encoded by the coding sequence ATGAAAGATGAATTCAATACGTCCATTGCCGATTCACAGGGAACCAGGGTCGTCTCTATGAAACCTCAGGATTTTGATATAGATGAATATTCTGACTATGAATTTTCCCTCTTAGAGGGGTGCCGTGCATTCTGGGAGAAGTCAGAAGGGGTTGCTGTCTATAGACGTTTCCGGGTCCCCGATGTTTTTTCCTGGGCCTGTGCAGACAGGACTCTGTCTTTGGAACTGCAGCTGGCGGCTCTTAAAAAAAGCATGGCGTTTAAAATGGATATCCCCAATTTTTTGGAGCCCTGGTATGGTATTGGTGTTGTTTCCAGTGCTTTTGCTGTTCCTTATCTCTGGAAGGATGGACAGGCCCCTGCCGTAGAAGGTCCCTTTATGACAGCCCGGGAAGCTCTGGATCACCGTATCAGCACTGTGGCAGAGAGTGAAGAGGGCAGAAAGGTACTTGAAATGATTGAATATTTCCTGGATCAGACAAAAGGGAGAATTCCAATCAGCCTGGGAGATACACAGTCACCCCTGAATATCGTTTCTTCCTACCTCATGGATTCGACGGCTTTTATGTATGAAATGTTTGATAACCCCGATGATTTGAAAGAGCTTTTAAATACTGTAGGCCAGATGGAAAAAGAATTCATAGATAAGCAGCGGAATCTTATCGGGAATTCACTTGTTCGTCCGGGTCACGGCTTTGCTTCCAGCCGCAGTTTTGAAGGGCTGGGATTCAGCGATGACAACATTCTTATGTTCAGTGATGAGGCATATAAGGATTTTGCGATTAAGCCAATGCTGAGGGCCGCGGAGGGCTTCAAGGGTCCAGTATTCCATTCTTGTGGAAACTGGTCAGGAAGAGCTGATCTGATAAAGTCTATTCCTTCTCTGATCATGGCGGATGGAGCGGTTGGAAATCAAACAGATCCTCTACCCAATGATCCGGCTGTCCTGGGTAAAGCTTTTGCAGACAGCTCTATACTTCTTCATACAAGGATTGTAGGAGACCCGGAGACCGTACTGGGTTACTTTGACAGGCTCAGGCATGATGGACTGAAATGTATTGTGACAACCTATTGCGAGAGTCCTGAAGAGCAATCTAAGGTCTATGATGGAATTCATGCCCGTTACTAG
- a CDS encoding TRAP transporter large permease — MDTQTIATLILVGSFLVMIFFRFPIAFAIGISTAGTIFYLGLPLEQLVQNMVGGVNKFTLMAVPFFIIAGEIMGAGGISNRLITLSNALVGWLRGGLAMVNILASMFFGGISGSSTADTASIGSIMIPMMKKQGYDAEFSTNVTMASSVQGLLIPPSHNMVIFAMVAGGVSVGRLFLAGMIPGIFLGVALMIYSFFISIKRQYPKGDAFSVRNILVASKDSILGLFTVIIVVVGVVGGVFTATESAAIAVVYAFFITFFVYKEIPLKNFWKILERSINTLSIVLILIALSTAFGWVLSYLRIPALVAEFILSLTSSKILILMMLNIMLLLLGMIMDMSSIILIASPILLPVVLKLGMDPVHFGVLLVFNLGIGLITPPVGGTLFIGSAISGVKIERLAKTMLPFYLVMIFVLIIVTYVPEAVMAIPNLIMPTR, encoded by the coding sequence ATGGATACTCAAACAATTGCCACCCTTATTCTTGTAGGGTCTTTTCTTGTCATGATCTTTTTCAGGTTTCCCATTGCCTTTGCCATTGGGATATCCACCGCAGGTACAATTTTCTATCTGGGGCTTCCTTTAGAGCAACTGGTACAGAATATGGTTGGAGGAGTCAATAAGTTTACTCTTATGGCAGTTCCGTTTTTCATAATTGCTGGTGAAATCATGGGAGCCGGGGGGATATCAAACAGATTGATAACACTTTCCAATGCTCTGGTTGGCTGGCTGCGCGGCGGATTGGCCATGGTCAATATTCTTGCGTCCATGTTTTTTGGCGGTATCTCCGGTTCATCAACAGCGGATACTGCATCCATCGGCTCTATCATGATTCCCATGATGAAAAAGCAGGGATATGATGCGGAATTTTCAACGAATGTTACGATGGCCAGTTCTGTTCAGGGACTTTTAATTCCGCCAAGTCACAACATGGTTATATTTGCTATGGTTGCTGGTGGTGTTTCAGTGGGAAGACTCTTTCTCGCGGGTATGATTCCAGGAATATTCCTGGGTGTGGCATTGATGATCTACAGCTTTTTTATCTCCATAAAGAGACAATACCCCAAAGGGGATGCCTTTTCAGTCCGCAATATTCTTGTGGCTTCAAAAGATTCTATTCTAGGACTCTTTACGGTCATCATTGTCGTTGTCGGTGTTGTCGGTGGTGTCTTCACGGCTACAGAATCTGCAGCGATTGCTGTTGTTTACGCTTTTTTTATCACCTTCTTCGTGTATAAAGAAATACCCCTTAAAAACTTCTGGAAGATTCTGGAACGCTCAATCAATACTCTATCAATAGTTTTGATTCTGATTGCACTGTCCACAGCCTTTGGATGGGTCCTGAGTTATCTCAGAATCCCTGCACTGGTCGCTGAGTTTATTCTCTCTCTTACATCCAGTAAAATCCTGATTTTAATGATGCTCAATATAATGCTTCTGCTCCTGGGAATGATCATGGATATGTCGTCCATTATTCTGATTGCCTCTCCGATTTTGCTTCCTGTGGTACTGAAGCTTGGAATGGACCCGGTTCATTTCGGTGTTCTCCTTGTATTCAACCTTGGGATTGGCCTGATCACTCCACCCGTGGGTGGTACTTTGTTTATAGGTAGTGCTATCTCCGGAGTTAAAATAGAGCGCCTGGCAAAAACAATGCTGCCTTTTTATCTTGTTATGATTTTTGTTCTGATTATCGTAACCTATGTCCCAGAAGCGGTCATGGCGATCCCAAATCTGATTATGCCGACCAGGTAA
- a CDS encoding TRAP transporter small permease yields the protein MGSGKRALKSFFDSIYNISMIACKFFFIVTIVITAYVVFGRYVLHSHPVWGEEVVLISITYMALISSGLALRREAHMKMTALDMVLSEKAVNRLKLISTVFVMAFSLIMIIVGFKFTWAMRLSRLTGLRIATSWQYLSVPLAGIIIFSMTLEKVLEFFGILEKTEKIQTELSVLEEVEVFEEGARI from the coding sequence ATGGGTAGTGGAAAAAGAGCTTTGAAGAGTTTTTTTGACTCAATCTATAACATCTCAATGATCGCCTGTAAATTCTTCTTTATTGTAACGATTGTTATAACGGCCTATGTCGTTTTCGGCAGGTATGTACTTCACAGTCATCCTGTCTGGGGTGAAGAAGTTGTTTTAATAAGTATTACCTATATGGCCCTGATCAGTTCCGGCCTTGCCCTCAGAAGAGAAGCACATATGAAAATGACCGCTTTGGATATGGTCCTCTCGGAAAAGGCTGTGAACAGGCTGAAGTTAATATCTACTGTATTTGTCATGGCATTTTCGCTCATTATGATCATTGTAGGTTTTAAGTTTACCTGGGCTATGCGCCTGAGTCGATTGACTGGTTTGCGGATAGCCACAAGCTGGCAATATCTCTCTGTTCCCCTTGCGGGAATTATTATCTTTTCAATGACATTGGAAAAGGTTCTGGAATTCTTCGGTATCCTTGAGAAAACAGAAAAAATTCAAACGGAATTGTCCGTTCTTGAAGAAGTTGAAGTATTTGAAGAAGGAGCCCGGATCTAA
- a CDS encoding TRAP transporter substrate-binding protein yields the protein MRKGIVLFTAILMIMSTMVWANGQSEEVAEGEIAELSLTYAELNPDGHPLSDVGYYFADKVAELSGGAMKIQVFTSGILGSEKESMQALQVGGGSIDMFRGNTNSLSDYNINKLTLFSMPYTFRDRAHLWSVLESEIGVSYLSEPQEVGSKMVALFYTEEGARNFFTSDPMTGMADLKGRKMRVPKTQVMTDTVKALGIEPTPIDWGELYSSLSTGVVDGAEQPFAGYYSNKFYEVSPYYILDGHTYSPGVVLMSEAVWNEMSKAQQDVLMEAAAAAQAFCKKNAARVDEELISKIREVATVIEVKNIAEVQATTESVVNKYIVGLEDEMAAIKAK from the coding sequence ATGAGAAAAGGAATTGTATTATTCACAGCTATTCTTATGATCATGTCTACGATGGTGTGGGCAAATGGACAGAGCGAGGAAGTTGCCGAGGGAGAAATTGCAGAGTTATCATTAACTTATGCAGAATTGAACCCCGATGGACATCCCCTTTCAGATGTCGGTTATTATTTTGCCGATAAAGTCGCAGAACTGAGCGGCGGTGCCATGAAAATCCAGGTTTTTACCTCGGGTATTCTTGGAAGTGAAAAAGAATCTATGCAGGCTCTTCAGGTTGGTGGTGGATCCATTGATATGTTCAGAGGGAACACGAATTCACTGAGCGATTATAATATCAATAAATTAACCCTTTTCAGCATGCCCTATACATTTCGGGACAGAGCTCACCTCTGGTCTGTTCTTGAGAGTGAAATTGGAGTGTCTTACTTATCAGAACCACAGGAAGTCGGATCTAAAATGGTTGCCCTTTTCTATACAGAAGAAGGAGCCAGAAACTTTTTTACTTCTGATCCAATGACTGGTATGGCCGATCTTAAAGGAAGAAAAATGAGAGTGCCCAAGACACAGGTCATGACTGACACTGTTAAAGCTCTGGGAATCGAACCCACACCCATTGACTGGGGTGAACTCTACTCTTCACTGTCTACAGGTGTTGTAGATGGAGCAGAACAGCCCTTCGCAGGTTACTATAGTAATAAATTCTATGAAGTCAGTCCTTACTATATTCTGGATGGACATACCTACAGCCCTGGTGTTGTTCTTATGTCTGAAGCCGTATGGAATGAGATGTCTAAGGCTCAGCAGGATGTATTGATGGAAGCTGCCGCTGCTGCACAGGCCTTCTGTAAGAAGAATGCTGCCAGAGTGGACGAAGAGCTGATCAGTAAAATCAGAGAAGTAGCGACTGTCATTGAAGTTAAAAATATCGCCGAAGTGCAGGCTACAACAGAATCTGTTGTAAACAAATACATTGTCGGTCTTGAAGACGAAATGGCTGCCATTAAAGCCAAGTGA